A section of the Festucalex cinctus isolate MCC-2025b chromosome 7, RoL_Fcin_1.0, whole genome shotgun sequence genome encodes:
- the LOC144022511 gene encoding ferroportin, translating to MSQRAESSQCGGVVVEFEPDDIRDARAKKDSSIPGSALIYLKGPKFLIYVSGALSMWGDRMWHFAISVFLIELYGRNLLLTAVFGLVVAGSVLLLGALIGDWVDRNPRNKVAHASLFIQNISVTICSIVLMLVFSYKQRIEPIWDGWLTVVCYTVVIVLADVANLASTALTIAIQRDWIIVITGYNRGHLAGMNATMRRIDQVTNILAPLAVGQVMTLASNVVGCGFILGWNLVSLIVEFFFLSRVYRIVPALSVKPPTVEVDLHDLQGMDRRGSRGEGGAVQPATEGESDASLHLKELAYLPLCFRRFRWLVSTCKDGWRSYYQQPVFLAGMGLAFLYTTVLGFDCITTGYAYTQGISGSLLSLLMGVSAITGLMGTVVFTRLRKTYGLINTGIISSCLHLGCLLLCVSSVFAPGSPMDLSLLVPYLTANSSSELGGLASQRQKHTSPLRGGSNQPLLPDRSSIHWTNNTVLFDNVPSGSAPESYISIVLLFLGVITARIGLWSFDLTVTQLLQEHICESERGVVNGVQSSMNYLMDLLHFIMVISAPQPQHFGILVLISVLFIATGHAMYFLYAHKAKRKRRLDT from the exons ATGTCCCAGCGAGCCGAGTCCTCCCAATGTGGCGGCGTTGTGGTGGAGTTCGAGCCTGACGACATCAGGGATGCGAGAGCCAAAAAAGACAGCAGCATACCAG GCTCAGCGCTTATCTACCTCAAGGGTCCCAAGTTCCTCATCTACGTCAGTGGAGCGTTGTCAATGTGG GGCGACCGAATGTGGCACTTTGCCATCTCGGTGTTCCTGATTGAGCTGTACGGGCggaacttgctgttgactgcgGTTTTCGGCTTGGTGGTGGCAGGCTCGGTGCTCCTGCTCGGCGCTTTGATCGGAGACTGGGTGGACCGCAATCCCAGGAATAAAG TTGCACATGCGTCTCTTTTCATCCAGAACATCTCAGTGACAATTTGTAGCATTGTGCTCATGTTGGTCTTCTCATATAAGCAACGGATTGAGCCGATCTGGGACGGCTGGCTGACG GTGGTTTGTTATACGGTGGTGATCGTCCTGGCAGATGTGGCAAACCTTGCAAGCACCGCGCTGACCATTGCCATCCAGCGGGACTGGATCATAGTCATCACCGGCTACAACCGCGGCCACCTTGCCG GAATGAATGCCACCATGAGGCGGATAGATCAGGTGACCAACATCCTGGCGCCGCTGGCGGTGGGACAGGTCATGACCCTGGCCTCCAACGTAGTTGGGTGCGGCTTCATCCTGGGCTGGAACCTCGTGTCGCTCATAGTGGAGTTCTTCTTCCTGTCGCGGGTGTACCGCATCGTCCCCGCTCTTTCCGTCAAACCGCCAACGGTGGAGGTGGACCTGCACGATCTGCAAGGGATGGACAGGAGAGGATCGCGAG GGGAAGGTGGCGCTGTTCAACCTGCGACAGAAGGCGAGAGCGACGCGAGCCTTCACCTGAAAGAACTCGCCTATCTGCCGCTGTGCTTCCGGAGGTTTCGCTGGCTCGTGAGCACCTGCAAGGACGGGTGGCGGTCCTACTACCAGCAGCCGGTCTTCCTGGCGGGAATGGGCCTGGCGTTCCTCTACACCACCGTCCTGGGCTTCGATTGCATCACCACCGGCTACGCCTACACTCAGGGCATCAGCGGCTCGCTCCTCAGCCTGCTGATGGGCGTCTCGGCCATCACGGGGCTGATGGGCACCGTCGTGTTTACCCGACTGAGGAAGACGTACGGTCTGATCAACACCGGCATCATCTCCAGCTGCCTCCACCTGGGCTGCTTGCTCCTGTGCGTGAGCTCCGTCTTTGCCCCCGGCAGCCCCATGGACCTCAGCCTGCTGGTGCCCTACTTGACCGCAAACTCCTCCTCGGAGCTCGGAGGCTTGGCCAGCCAAAGACAAAAGCACACGTCGCCTCTGAGGGGAGGCAGCAATCAACCTCTTCTCCCCGACCGCTCCTCCATCCACTGGACCAACAACACTGTACTTTTTGACAACGTGCCCTCCGGTAGCGCGCCCGAGTCTTACATCTCCATCGTCCTCTTGTTCTTGGGGGTCATCACGGCACGCATCG GTTTGTGGTCCTTTGACCTGACGGTCACCCAGCTGTTGCAGGAGCACATCTGTGAGTCCGAGCGAGGTGTTGTAAATGGGGTGCAGAGCTCCATGAATTACCTGATGGACCTGCTGCACTTCATCATGGTCATCTCTGCTCCACAGCCGCAACATTTTGGCATCCTAGTTCTCATTTCCGTGCTCTTCATCGCCACCGGACACGCGATGTACTTCCTGTACGCGCACAAAGCCAAGCGAAAACGTCGGCTGGACACCTAA
- the slc6a19b gene encoding solute carrier family 6 member 19b has product MMKLTVPNPGLDDRILSHQQLDRLEQDQAGDRPKWDNKAQYMLTCVGFCVGLGNVWRFPYLCQSHGGGAFMIPFLILLVVEGIPLLHLEFAIGQRLRAGSLGVWSSIHPYLTGIGIASMCISLTISLYYNTIIAWILWYFFNSFQDPLPWSYCPMNENLTGLVSECARSSPVDYFWYRETLNTTTSIVDDGGIQWWTLLSHICAWAVLYICIVRGIETTGKAVYVTSTLPYVVLTIFLVRGLTLKGSLSGLKFLFTPDLEELANPSTWMNAGAQVFYSFSVAFGGLISFSSYNSVHNNCEQDAVIISIINGVTSVFAATVIYTVIGFRATHQFDTCINENILTLLNTFDLREGSIVDSNYTEALQQLNATHAAVIQGLDLDICDLNTFLSEGVEGTGLAFIVFTESITKMPFSPLWAVLFFIMLFSLGLSSMFGNIEGLLVGLQDLKVFPKKWPKEASTGVTCVLCCLVGLIFVQGSGNYWLYLFDTYGGSIPLLVIGFCETIAVVYVYGIDRFNDDIEFMIGHKPNIFWQATWRFISPLIMIFILIFYFITKVSEKLSYKTWDPEYENFPILEEKSYPAWIFAIIFILAGIPSLAVPLIALLKCLRAKTTKKSQLTKH; this is encoded by the exons ATGATGAAGCTCACGGTCCCCAACCCGGGCCTGGATGACAGGATACTGTCGCACCAGCAGCTGGACAGGCTGGAGCAGGACCAGGCGGGGGATAGGCCCAAATGGGATAACAAAGCGCAGTACATGCTGACCTGCGTGGGCTTCTGTGTGGGATTGGGAAACGTCTGGCGATTCCCCTATTTGTGTCAAAGTCATGGCGGAG GGGCCTTTATGATCCCCTTTCTAATCCTGCTGGTTGTGGAGGGAATCCCTCTGCTGCATCTGGAGTTTGCCATCGGTCAACGTTTGAGGGCAGGCAGTTTGGGGGTGTggtcatccattcatccttaCTTGACCGGGATCG GTATCGCCTCCATGTGTATATCTCTCACCATTAGCCTGTACTACAACACCATCATTGCTTGGATTCTTTGGTACTTCTTCAATTCGTTTCAAGACCCGCTGCCTTGGAGCTACTGTCCAATGAACGAAAATTTAACAG GACTGGTTTCGGAGTGTGCAAGGAGCTCCCCAGTGGATTATTTCTGGTACAGGGAGACTCTGAACACGACGACGAGTATTGTGGATGATGGTGGCATACAATGGTGGACCTTGTTAAGTCACATCTGTGCCTGGGCTGTGCTCTACATCTGCATCGTGCGTGGGATCGAGACCACTGGCAAG GCTGTCTATGTGACTTCGACTCTTCCGTACGTGGTGCTGACCATTTTTCTGGTCCGAGGTTTGACACTAAAGGGATCTTTGAGTGGACTCAAGTTTCTATTCACACCTGAT CTGGAAGAACTCGCTAACCCGTCAACATGGATGAACGCGGGTGCTCAAGTCTTCTACTCCTTCTCTGTGGCTTTTGGCGGCCTCATATCCTTCTCCAGCTACAATTCAGTGCA TAACAACTGCGAACAGGACGCGGTCATCATCTCCATCATTAatggcgtcacttctgtgtTTGCCGCTACCGTCATCTACACGGTCATCGGCTTCAGGGCAACGCACCAATTTGACACCTGCATTAACGA GAACATCTTGACGCTCCTAAATACGTTTGACCTTCGTGAGGGATCCATCGTTGACAGCAACTACACTGAAGCTTTACAGCAACTCAATGCAACACATGCCGCCGTTATTCAAGGGCTGGATTTGGACATTTGTGATTTGAATACGTTTCTTAGTGAG GGAGTGGAAGGAACGGGTTTGGCGTTCATCGTGTTCACAGAGTCCATCACCAAGATGCCCTTTTCCCCACTGTGGGCGGTCCTCTTCTTCATCATGCTCTTCAGCCTCGGCCTGTCGTCGATGTTTGGGAACATTGAAGGTCTTCTGGTAGGTCTGCAAGACCTGAAGGTTTTCCCGAAGAAGTGGCCCAAAGAAGCCTCCACCG GTGTGACATGTGTGCTCTGCTGTCTGGTGGGCCTGATCTTCGTCCAAGGCTCAGGCAACTATTGGCTGTATTTATTCGACACTTATGGCGGATCAATCCCACTGCTGGTCATCGGATTCTGTGAGACGATCGCAGTGGTTTACGTATACGGGATAGACAG GTTCAATGACGACATTGAGTTCATGATTGGACACAAGCCAAACATTTTCTGGCAGGCTACGTGGAGATTCATCAGCCCGCTCATTATGATCTTCATCTTAATCTTTTACTTCATCACCAAAGTTTCAGAAAAGCTCTCTTACAAAACCTGGGATCCCGAATAC GAGAACTTCCCAATTCTGGAGGAGAAATCGTATCCAGCATGGATCTTTGCGATCATCTTCATCCTGGCAGGCATCCCCAGTCTTGCTGTCCCTCTCATTGCACTCTTGAAATGTTTGAGGGCAAAGACGACAAAGAAGTCACAGCTAACtaagcattga